A region from the Priestia filamentosa genome encodes:
- a CDS encoding alpha-ketoacid dehydrogenase subunit beta has translation MAQMTMIQAITDALRTEMKNDENVLVFGEDVGVNGGVFRATEGLQKEFGEDRVFDTPLAESGIGGLALGLGLEGFRPVPEIQFFGFVFEVMDSISGQMARMRYRSGGRWTSPVTIRSPFGGGVHTPELHADNLEGLVAQQPGLKVVIPATPYDAKGLLIAAIRDNDPVIFLEHMKLYRSFRAEVPEEEYTIEIGKADVKREGTDLSIITYGAMVHSSLKAAEELEKEGYSVEVVDLRTVSPLDIDTIIASVEKTGRALVVQEAQKQAGIGANVVAEINDRAILSLEAPVLRVAAPDTVFPFSEAEGVWLPNNNDIVEKAKEVLEF, from the coding sequence ATGGCGCAAATGACAATGATTCAAGCAATCACTGATGCATTACGCACAGAGATGAAAAACGATGAAAACGTCTTAGTATTCGGTGAAGACGTTGGTGTAAACGGTGGGGTTTTCCGTGCGACTGAAGGTCTTCAAAAAGAATTCGGCGAAGATCGTGTATTTGATACACCGCTTGCTGAATCTGGTATCGGCGGTCTTGCGCTTGGCCTTGGTCTAGAAGGATTCCGTCCAGTTCCAGAAATTCAATTCTTCGGTTTCGTATTTGAAGTAATGGATTCAATTTCTGGTCAAATGGCTCGTATGCGCTACCGTTCTGGTGGTCGTTGGACTTCTCCAGTTACAATCCGTTCTCCATTCGGTGGTGGAGTACATACGCCTGAACTTCACGCTGATAACTTAGAAGGATTAGTTGCTCAACAACCTGGTCTTAAAGTTGTTATTCCAGCAACTCCATATGATGCAAAAGGACTTTTAATTGCAGCGATCCGCGATAACGATCCTGTTATTTTCCTTGAGCACATGAAATTGTATCGTTCTTTCCGTGCGGAAGTACCTGAAGAAGAATATACAATTGAAATCGGAAAAGCTGATGTTAAACGTGAAGGAACAGACCTTTCTATCATTACTTACGGTGCAATGGTTCACTCTTCATTAAAAGCAGCTGAAGAACTTGAAAAAGAAGGCTACTCTGTAGAGGTTGTTGACCTTCGTACAGTAAGCCCATTAGATATCGACACAATTATTGCTTCTGTTGAGAAAACAGGTCGTGCACTTGTTGTTCAAGAAGCTCAAAAACAAGCAGGTATCGGTGCTAACGTTGTTGCTGAAATCAACGACCGCGCTATTCTTAGCCTTGAAGCGCCTGTACTACGTGTTGCAGCTCCTGATACTGTATTCCCATTCTCAGAAGCTGAAGGTGTTTGGTTACCAAACAACAACGACATCGTAGAAAAAGCAAAAGAAGTTCTTGAATTTTAA
- a CDS encoding dihydrolipoamide acetyltransferase family protein yields the protein MSFEFKLPDIGEGIHEGEIVKWFVKPGDKISEDDVLAEVQNDKAVVEIPSPVDGTVEELKVSEGEVATVGQVIVTFDAPGYEDLQFKGSDSESSSKEEPKEEKKEEVQDAPAASTEAVDTDRNVIAMPSVRKYAREKGIDIRQVAGSGKNGRILKEDIDSFVSGGAQPAAQTEEKAPEAASAAPSAPVAAPEGDFPETREKMSGMRRAIAKAMVNSKHTAPHVTLMDEVDVTKLVAHRKKFKAVAAEQGTKLTFLPYVVKALTSALKKFPALNTSIDDATDEVVQKHYYNIGIAADTEKGLVVPVVKHADRKSVFSISDEINSLAAKAREGKLSGAEMKGASCTITNIGSAGGQWFTPVINHPEVAILGIGRIAEKPVVVDGEIVIAPVLALSLSFDHRMIDGATAQNALNNIKRLLNDPELLLMEA from the coding sequence GTGTCATTTGAATTTAAACTTCCAGATATCGGTGAAGGTATCCATGAAGGTGAAATCGTTAAGTGGTTCGTAAAGCCAGGAGACAAAATTAGTGAGGATGATGTACTTGCAGAAGTACAAAACGACAAAGCTGTTGTTGAAATCCCATCTCCAGTAGACGGAACAGTTGAAGAGTTAAAAGTTAGTGAAGGTGAAGTTGCGACAGTTGGTCAAGTTATCGTAACATTTGACGCACCTGGCTACGAAGACTTACAATTTAAAGGTAGCGATAGTGAAAGCTCTTCCAAAGAAGAACCAAAAGAAGAGAAAAAAGAAGAAGTACAAGATGCACCAGCAGCTAGTACTGAAGCAGTAGATACTGATCGCAACGTTATCGCAATGCCATCTGTACGTAAATATGCTCGTGAAAAAGGCATTGATATCCGTCAAGTAGCTGGTAGCGGTAAAAATGGTCGTATTCTAAAAGAAGATATTGATAGCTTTGTATCTGGTGGAGCACAACCTGCTGCACAAACAGAAGAAAAAGCTCCTGAAGCAGCTTCTGCAGCACCAAGTGCACCAGTAGCAGCTCCAGAAGGCGACTTCCCAGAAACTCGCGAGAAAATGAGCGGCATGCGTCGTGCAATCGCAAAAGCAATGGTGAACTCTAAGCATACGGCTCCACACGTTACACTTATGGACGAAGTAGATGTAACAAAACTTGTGGCTCACCGTAAGAAGTTCAAAGCAGTTGCAGCTGAGCAAGGAACAAAATTAACGTTCTTACCTTATGTTGTTAAAGCTTTAACATCTGCTCTTAAGAAGTTCCCAGCACTTAACACATCTATTGATGATGCAACAGATGAAGTAGTTCAAAAACATTACTACAACATCGGAATCGCAGCTGACACTGAAAAAGGTCTTGTTGTTCCAGTTGTAAAACACGCTGACCGCAAATCTGTTTTCTCTATCTCAGATGAGATCAACAGCCTAGCAGCTAAAGCGCGTGAAGGTAAACTTTCTGGTGCAGAAATGAAAGGTGCTTCTTGCACAATCACAAACATCGGTTCAGCTGGTGGACAATGGTTCACTCCAGTTATCAACCATCCTGAGGTAGCTATTTTAGGTATTGGTCGTATTGCTGAGAAACCAGTTGTAGTGGACGGTGAGATTGTTATCGCTCCAGTATTAGCTCTTTCTCTAAGCTTTGACCACCGTATGATTGATGGTGCTACAGCACAAAATGCATTAAACAACATCAAGCGTTTACTTAACGATCCAGAACTATTATTAATGGAGGCGTAA
- the lpdA gene encoding dihydrolipoyl dehydrogenase, protein MVVGDFPIETDTIVVGAGPGGYVAAIRAAQLGQKVTIIEKANLGGVCLNVGCIPSKALITAGHRIEHAKHSEDMGITVDNVKVDFTKVQEWKAGVVNKLTGGVEGLLKGNKVDIVKGEAYFVDQNTLRVMDENSAQTYTFKNVIIATGSRPVEIPGFKFSERVINSTGALALKEIPKKLVVIGGGYIGTELGTAYANFGTEVTIVEAADDILAGFEKQMTSIVKRELKKKGNVTVHTKAMAKGVEETKDGVKVTFEVGGKEETVEADYVLVTVGRRPNTDELGLEQLGIEMTDRGLIKIDKQCRTNVNNVYAIGDIVEGPPLAHKASYEAKIAAEAISGEPSEIDYLGIPAVCFTDPELASVGYTEAQAKEDGIEIKAAKFPFAANGRALSLNSTDGFLKLITRKEDGVIIGAQIAGSGASDIISELSLAIESGMTAEDVALTIHAHPTLGEITMEAAEVALGTPIHML, encoded by the coding sequence ATGGTAGTAGGAGATTTCCCGATTGAAACAGATACTATTGTAGTTGGAGCAGGTCCTGGTGGATACGTTGCAGCAATCCGTGCAGCACAATTAGGACAAAAAGTAACAATTATCGAAAAAGCTAATCTTGGTGGAGTATGCTTAAACGTTGGTTGTATTCCTTCAAAAGCTCTTATCACAGCAGGTCACCGTATCGAGCATGCGAAGCATTCTGAAGATATGGGAATCACAGTTGACAACGTAAAAGTTGATTTCACAAAAGTTCAAGAGTGGAAAGCTGGCGTTGTTAACAAACTAACTGGCGGTGTTGAAGGTCTTCTTAAAGGAAATAAAGTGGATATCGTAAAAGGTGAAGCTTATTTCGTAGATCAAAACACACTTCGTGTTATGGACGAAAACTCTGCGCAAACATATACATTCAAAAATGTAATCATTGCAACAGGTTCTCGCCCAGTTGAAATTCCAGGATTCAAATTCTCTGAGCGCGTAATCAACTCAACAGGAGCTCTTGCTCTTAAAGAAATTCCTAAAAAGCTTGTTGTAATCGGTGGAGGTTACATCGGTACTGAGCTTGGAACTGCTTACGCTAACTTCGGAACAGAAGTAACAATTGTTGAAGCTGCTGATGATATTTTAGCTGGTTTCGAAAAACAAATGACTTCAATCGTTAAACGTGAACTTAAGAAAAAAGGAAACGTTACAGTTCATACAAAAGCTATGGCTAAAGGCGTTGAAGAAACTAAAGACGGCGTAAAAGTAACGTTTGAAGTAGGCGGAAAAGAAGAAACTGTTGAAGCAGACTATGTTCTTGTAACAGTTGGTCGTCGTCCAAATACTGACGAGCTAGGTCTTGAGCAACTTGGTATTGAAATGACTGATCGCGGTCTTATCAAAATTGACAAACAATGTCGTACAAACGTAAACAACGTGTACGCAATTGGTGATATTGTTGAAGGACCACCATTAGCACACAAAGCTTCTTATGAAGCAAAAATTGCTGCTGAAGCAATTAGCGGTGAGCCTTCTGAGATTGATTATCTTGGAATTCCTGCTGTATGTTTCACAGATCCAGAACTTGCATCTGTTGGTTATACAGAAGCGCAAGCAAAAGAAGACGGCATTGAAATTAAAGCAGCGAAATTCCCATTCGCAGCAAATGGACGTGCTCTTTCTCTTAACAGCACAGACGGTTTCTTAAAACTAATCACTCGTAAAGAAGACGGTGTAATTATCGGTGCTCAAATCGCAGGTAGTGGAGCTTCTGATATTATTTCAGAACTTAGCCTTGCAATTGAGTCTGGTATGACAGCTGAAGATGTTGCTTTAACAATTCACGCTCATCCAACTCTTGGAGAGATTACAATGGAAGCAGCTGAAGTTGCTCTTGGTACTCCAATTCATATGCTATAA
- a CDS encoding GapA-binding peptide SR1P, which translates to MGTIICQTCSDTIEYFDDEKVSTLYGTCQYCEEKDK; encoded by the coding sequence ATGGGAACAATTATTTGTCAAACATGCAGTGACACAATTGAGTATTTTGATGATGAGAAAGTATCAACGCTTTACGGAACGTGCCAATATTGTGAGGAAAAAGATAAATAG
- a CDS encoding aminotransferase class I/II-fold pyridoxal phosphate-dependent enzyme encodes MSSQFETPLFTGLIEHAKKDPIQFHIPGHKKGRGMDEEFRSFIGENALSIDLINIAPLDDLHQPGGMIQEAQKLAARAFGADHTFFSVQGTSGAIIAMVMSVCGPGDKILVPRNVHKSVMSAIIFSGATPVFIHPEIDPDLGISHGITTDAVEKALYQHPDAKAVLVINPTYFGIAADLKRIVELAHSFSIPVLVDEAHGVHIHFHDDLPLSAMQAGADMAATSVHKLGGSLTGSSILNMKEGLVSPKRVQSILSMLTTTSTSYILLASLDVARKRLATEGKELAEYAIDLAETARKRINEIGYIRCIGREILGTKATYDMDPTKLIISIKELGISGYDAEKWLRERFNIEVELSDLYNLLCIITPGDTIENINTLIEALTELVNECKDNVQSSEDISVLLPDIPVLSLTPRDAFYAETEVVPFEESSGRITAEFIMIYPPGIPIFIPGEIIMEENLQYIKKNLEEGLPVQGPEDHTLKTLRVIKEHKAIK; translated from the coding sequence TTGTCTTCACAGTTTGAAACACCCCTTTTTACAGGTCTTATTGAGCATGCTAAAAAAGACCCGATTCAATTTCATATTCCAGGTCATAAAAAAGGTCGTGGAATGGATGAAGAATTTCGCTCGTTTATTGGGGAAAATGCCCTTTCTATAGATTTGATTAATATTGCACCGCTTGATGATCTCCATCAGCCAGGCGGAATGATTCAAGAAGCTCAAAAACTTGCTGCTCGCGCTTTTGGAGCTGATCATACATTTTTCTCTGTACAAGGTACAAGCGGAGCCATTATAGCGATGGTGATGTCTGTTTGTGGACCTGGAGACAAAATTTTAGTTCCACGTAACGTTCATAAATCTGTTATGAGTGCTATCATATTTTCAGGAGCTACACCTGTTTTTATTCATCCTGAAATTGATCCTGATTTAGGAATTTCACACGGCATTACAACAGACGCAGTAGAAAAAGCACTTTATCAACATCCAGATGCAAAAGCTGTTCTTGTTATTAATCCAACTTATTTTGGAATTGCAGCAGATCTAAAGCGAATTGTTGAGCTTGCTCATTCATTCTCAATTCCTGTTCTTGTTGATGAAGCTCATGGAGTGCACATTCATTTTCATGATGATCTTCCCCTATCAGCTATGCAAGCAGGAGCAGATATGGCTGCTACAAGTGTGCACAAATTAGGCGGATCTTTGACAGGAAGCTCTATTCTTAATATGAAAGAAGGACTTGTTTCACCAAAGCGTGTTCAGTCCATCTTAAGCATGTTAACAACAACATCAACATCTTACATTTTGCTTGCTTCATTAGATGTTGCTCGTAAAAGACTTGCAACAGAAGGAAAAGAGCTTGCAGAGTATGCTATTGACCTTGCTGAGACAGCACGTAAGAGAATTAATGAAATTGGATATATTCGTTGTATTGGACGTGAAATCCTTGGCACGAAAGCAACGTATGATATGGATCCGACCAAGCTTATTATTTCAATTAAAGAGCTTGGGATTTCAGGCTATGATGCAGAAAAATGGTTGCGTGAACGCTTCAATATTGAAGTAGAACTTTCTGATCTTTATAACTTGCTTTGTATTATTACACCAGGAGATACAATAGAGAATATTAACACGCTTATAGAAGCACTAACAGAACTTGTTAACGAGTGTAAGGACAACGTCCAAAGCTCTGAGGATATCTCGGTGCTCTTACCAGACATCCCTGTGCTCTCTCTAACACCTCGAGATGCTTTTTATGCAGAAACAGAGGTTGTTCCTTTTGAAGAGTCTTCAGGACGTATTACAGCTGAATTTATCATGATTTACCCACCAGGGATTCCTATTTTTATTCCTGGAGAAATTATTATGGAAGAAAACCTCCAATATATTAAGAAAAATCTTGAAGAAGGTCTTCCTGTTCAAGGTCCTGAGGATCACACATTAAAGACACTTCGAGTCATTAAAGAACATAAAGCAATAAAATAA